Proteins co-encoded in one Ruegeria pomeroyi DSS-3 genomic window:
- the hspQ gene encoding heat shock protein HspQ yields the protein MMKSHAKYHLGQVVRHRKHPFRGVVFDVDPQFANTEEWYQAIPEDSRPLKEQPFYHLLAENDQSYYVAYVSEQNLIADYSGEPVDHPDIPDMFGPFQDGTYPLHFQLN from the coding sequence ATGATGAAATCACACGCCAAATATCATTTGGGGCAAGTGGTCCGTCATCGCAAACACCCGTTCCGGGGTGTTGTGTTCGATGTGGATCCACAATTTGCCAACACCGAAGAGTGGTACCAGGCTATCCCCGAGGATAGCCGGCCGCTCAAAGAGCAACCGTTCTACCACCTGCTCGCCGAGAACGACCAGAGCTACTATGTGGCCTATGTGTCCGAGCAGAACCTGATCGCCGACTATTCCGGCGAGCCGGTGGATCATCCGGATATTCCCGACATGTTCGGGCCGTTCCAGGATGGAACCTATCCCTTGCACTTCCAGTTAAACTAG
- a CDS encoding AEC family transporter, with protein sequence MNLAVTVLEIVAPVFLLAAVGFGWVRMGFEYRLQFVTRLGTMLAVPCLIFVALMKTEIPGGDLSRFTLASALAILALTVVFGLIVRFSGLDRRTYLPPLLFGNTGNLGLPLCMFAFGIEGLSYAVVFFSLSALWSFSYGIHVVAGQGSLSKVVREPMVWATLLGALFLSQDWQTPRFLTNALELIGQMAVPLMLITLGVAMARLSIRRIGQALGLSLLKLAICFPVGWLVAQGFGLSGPALGVLVVQMSVPAAVSAYLLAERFGADADAVAGMVMVSTLLAVGALPLVLAAVL encoded by the coding sequence GTGAACCTTGCCGTAACAGTGCTTGAAATCGTCGCACCCGTCTTTCTGTTGGCCGCCGTCGGGTTCGGCTGGGTGCGGATGGGATTCGAGTACAGGCTGCAATTCGTTACCCGGCTGGGAACCATGCTGGCCGTGCCCTGCCTGATCTTCGTCGCGCTGATGAAGACCGAGATTCCGGGCGGTGATCTCAGCCGCTTCACCCTGGCCTCGGCGCTGGCGATTCTGGCGCTGACCGTGGTGTTTGGCCTGATCGTGCGGTTCAGCGGGCTGGACCGGCGCACCTATCTGCCGCCGCTTCTGTTCGGCAATACCGGCAATCTGGGACTGCCGCTGTGCATGTTCGCCTTCGGGATCGAAGGGTTGAGCTATGCGGTGGTGTTCTTTTCGCTCAGCGCCCTGTGGTCGTTCTCCTATGGAATCCACGTGGTCGCGGGACAGGGATCGCTGTCCAAGGTTGTGCGAGAGCCGATGGTCTGGGCGACGCTGCTGGGGGCGCTGTTTCTGAGCCAGGATTGGCAGACCCCGCGCTTTCTGACCAATGCGCTCGAACTGATCGGCCAGATGGCGGTGCCGCTGATGCTGATCACCCTGGGCGTTGCAATGGCCCGCCTGTCGATCCGCCGGATCGGCCAGGCACTTGGGCTGTCGCTGTTGAAACTGGCAATCTGTTTCCCGGTGGGCTGGCTGGTGGCGCAAGGGTTCGGGCTGAGCGGCCCGGCGCTTGGGGTGCTGGTGGTGCAGATGTCGGTCCCCGCGGCGGTCTCGGCCTATCTGCTGGCCGAGCGGTTCGGCGCCGATGCGGATGCCGTGGCCGGCATGGTCATGGTCTCGACGCTGCTGGCGGTCGGCGCTTTGCCTCTGGTTCTGGCGGCCGTGCTCTAG
- a CDS encoding acetyl-CoA C-acyltransferase: protein MKEVVIAGAARTPMGGFQGMYDGVSAAELGGAAIRAALAGAGAATVDEVLMGCVLPAGQGQAPARQAGFAGGLGEEVPATTLNKMCGSGMKAAMIAFDQIALGQTGTMIAGGMDSMSNAPYLLPKMRGGARIGHGQVIDHMFLDGLEDAYDKGRLMGTFAEDCAEHYQFTREAQDEYALRSLQNALEAQASGAFDGEIAAVTVKTRKGEVVTDADEQPKSARPDKIPTLKPAFRKDGTVTAANASSISDGAAALVLASAEAAAAQGLTVRARILGHASHAQAPGWFTTAPVPAAKKLLANIGWSVEDVDLWEVNEAFAVVPMAFMHEMGLSRDKVNVNGGACALGHPIGASGARIMVTLLNALEKRGLKRGVAAICIGGGEGTAIAIERV, encoded by the coding sequence ATGAAAGAAGTTGTCATCGCCGGTGCCGCGCGCACACCGATGGGCGGGTTTCAGGGCATGTATGACGGTGTCAGTGCCGCCGAACTGGGCGGCGCCGCGATTCGCGCCGCGCTGGCCGGGGCAGGGGCCGCCACCGTGGACGAGGTGCTGATGGGCTGCGTCCTGCCCGCCGGTCAGGGACAGGCGCCTGCACGCCAGGCAGGCTTCGCCGGGGGCCTGGGCGAAGAGGTGCCCGCCACCACGCTCAACAAGATGTGCGGCTCGGGCATGAAGGCGGCGATGATCGCCTTTGACCAGATCGCTCTGGGCCAGACCGGCACAATGATCGCGGGCGGGATGGATAGCATGTCGAATGCACCCTACCTGCTGCCCAAGATGCGCGGCGGCGCCCGCATCGGCCATGGTCAGGTGATCGACCACATGTTCCTCGACGGGTTGGAGGACGCCTATGACAAGGGCCGCCTGATGGGCACCTTTGCCGAGGATTGCGCCGAACATTACCAGTTCACCCGCGAGGCGCAGGACGAGTATGCGCTGCGCTCGCTGCAAAACGCGCTCGAGGCCCAGGCCTCGGGCGCCTTTGACGGCGAGATTGCCGCCGTCACCGTCAAGACCCGCAAGGGTGAGGTGGTGACCGATGCCGACGAACAACCCAAAAGCGCCCGGCCCGACAAGATCCCGACACTGAAACCCGCCTTCCGCAAGGATGGCACCGTGACCGCGGCCAATGCCTCATCGATCTCGGACGGCGCTGCGGCCCTGGTGCTGGCCTCGGCCGAGGCCGCCGCTGCCCAGGGCCTGACCGTGCGCGCCCGCATCCTGGGGCACGCCAGCCATGCCCAGGCGCCGGGCTGGTTCACCACCGCCCCGGTTCCGGCCGCGAAGAAGCTGCTCGCCAATATCGGCTGGAGCGTCGAGGACGTGGACCTGTGGGAGGTCAACGAGGCATTCGCCGTGGTGCCGATGGCCTTCATGCATGAAATGGGCCTGTCCCGCGACAAGGTGAACGTCAATGGCGGCGCCTGCGCGCTGGGCCACCCGATCGGCGCCTCGGGCGCGCGGATCATGGTGACGCTGCTCAACGCATTGGAAAAGCGCGGGCTGAAACGCGGGGTCGCTGCGATCTGCATCGGCGGCGGCGAAGGCACCGCCATCGCCATTGAGCGGGTCTGA
- a CDS encoding aminotransferase class I/II-fold pyridoxal phosphate-dependent enzyme, translated as MNFPERFSNLPAYAFPRLRALLDHHPAGGEVVHMTIGEPKHAFPAWVTDVIVENAHLFQSYPPNEGSPELRGAITDWIARRYGVTLDPEKNVMALNGTREGLYNAAMALCPEQKNGQRPIVLCPNPFYQVYMVAAISVGAEPHFVPATAATGHLPDYASLPVEVLNRTAVAYICSPANPQGAVASREYWAELIGLAEQYDFRIFADECYSEIYREEAPAGALSVAQEMGADPERVVLFNSLSKRSNLAGLRSGLIAGGPETLKHVKQLRNYSGAPLPGPLQAAAARVWADEAHVAENRALYQEKYALADQVFAGVQGYQPPEAGFFLWLPVDDGEAASLKAWRETGVRVLPGAYLAQGKPGQNPGETYIRVAMVAPKQDLQRGLIALRDCIYR; from the coding sequence ATGAATTTCCCCGAGCGGTTCTCGAACCTACCGGCCTATGCATTCCCGCGCCTGCGTGCGCTGCTCGACCACCATCCGGCGGGCGGCGAGGTTGTGCATATGACCATTGGCGAGCCCAAGCACGCGTTTCCGGCCTGGGTCACGGATGTCATCGTCGAAAACGCCCATTTGTTCCAAAGCTACCCGCCGAACGAAGGCTCGCCCGAGCTGCGCGGCGCGATCACGGACTGGATCGCGCGCCGCTATGGCGTGACGCTCGACCCTGAGAAAAACGTGATGGCGCTGAACGGCACGCGCGAGGGGCTATACAACGCGGCGATGGCGCTCTGCCCAGAACAGAAGAACGGTCAGCGGCCCATCGTGCTGTGTCCGAACCCGTTCTATCAGGTCTATATGGTGGCTGCGATTTCAGTCGGGGCCGAGCCGCATTTTGTGCCCGCAACCGCCGCCACCGGCCATCTGCCAGATTACGCCAGCCTGCCGGTCGAGGTGCTGAACCGCACCGCCGTGGCCTATATCTGCTCGCCCGCCAACCCGCAGGGCGCAGTGGCTAGCCGCGAATATTGGGCCGAGTTGATCGGACTGGCCGAACAATACGATTTCCGCATTTTCGCTGACGAGTGCTACTCCGAGATCTATCGCGAGGAAGCCCCGGCAGGGGCGCTGAGCGTCGCGCAGGAGATGGGCGCCGATCCCGAACGGGTGGTGCTGTTCAACTCTCTGTCGAAACGCTCGAACCTGGCGGGTTTGCGCTCGGGCCTGATCGCGGGCGGCCCGGAAACGCTGAAACATGTCAAGCAGTTGCGCAACTATTCCGGCGCGCCGCTGCCCGGTCCGTTGCAGGCCGCCGCCGCCCGGGTCTGGGCGGATGAGGCGCATGTGGCGGAGAACCGTGCGCTCTATCAGGAGAAATACGCGCTGGCCGATCAGGTCTTTGCCGGGGTGCAGGGCTATCAGCCGCCCGAGGCTGGGTTCTTCCTGTGGCTGCCGGTCGATGACGGTGAGGCGGCATCGCTCAAGGCATGGCGCGAAACCGGTGTCCGGGTGCTGCCCGGCGCCTATCTGGCACAGGGTAAACCGGGGCAGAATCCCGGAGAGACATATATCAGGGTCGCGATGGTGGCCCCAAAACAAGACTTGCAGCGCGGGCTCATCGCCCTACGCGACTGCATCTATCGCTGA
- a CDS encoding alpha/beta fold hydrolase: MEATREDHAQVIFEPVEHLGFDVVDLYGHSLGGTVAVEAATLLKDRVRRLVLSEANLDKGRSIQS, encoded by the coding sequence ATTGAGGCCACCCGTGAAGACCATGCCCAGGTCATTTTTGAACCGGTAGAGCACCTTGGCTTTGATGTCGTCGATCTCTACGGGCATAGTCTGGGCGGTACGGTTGCCGTTGAAGCGGCCACTTTGCTCAAAGATCGCGTTAGGCGCTTGGTTTTATCCGAAGCCAATCTTGATAAGGGGCGGTCAATTCAGTCTTGA
- a CDS encoding gamma-glutamyltransferase family protein, whose protein sequence is MRDFHLPGRSPTYATEGMCATSHPLAAQVALDLLKRGGNAMDAALAAGLVLGICEPQMTGIGGDCFVLYSRAGEDQIRALNGSGRAAAGASAAALREQGLDRVPLGSPHAVTIPGAIDAFCHLAETEGRLGLDTLLQPAIHYAERGVPVAPRVAFDWAREAGTLQGAARHHYLLDGRAPVTGQVFAAPGQAEVLRRIARLGRDGFYTGEVAEDMLAALNALGGPHRAEDFGATACTPTEPISGTYKSTELVEHPPNGQGATAILLLNILSQFDIAAMDPLGAARIHIEAEAAKLAYDARNRFLADPDHTDRLDHMLAPETAARLAALIDPKRAMAAAAPLTEAVHKDTIYITVVDRDRMAVSLIYSIFHGFGSGIASEKFGILLQNRGAGFTLQAGHPNEMAGGKRPMHTIIPGMLREGPGTLTPFGVMGGAYQPVGHARFASNLVDFGMDPQTAIDAPRAFADAGVLKLERGYPDAVRQTLADMGHKVVTPEVPLGGAQAIRIRADGVLEAASDARKDGCALGY, encoded by the coding sequence ATGCGCGATTTTCACCTGCCCGGACGTTCGCCGACCTATGCCACCGAGGGGATGTGCGCCACCTCGCACCCGCTTGCGGCGCAGGTTGCGCTCGATCTGCTCAAACGCGGCGGCAACGCGATGGATGCCGCATTGGCCGCCGGTCTGGTGCTGGGCATCTGCGAGCCTCAGATGACCGGGATCGGCGGGGATTGTTTCGTGCTTTATTCCCGGGCGGGCGAGGATCAGATCCGCGCCCTGAACGGCTCGGGCCGCGCCGCCGCCGGCGCCTCTGCGGCTGCCCTGCGCGAACAGGGGCTGGATCGCGTTCCGCTTGGCAGCCCCCATGCGGTGACCATCCCTGGCGCCATCGACGCCTTTTGCCACCTGGCCGAAACCGAGGGGCGGCTGGGCCTCGACACTCTGCTGCAACCCGCGATCCATTATGCCGAGCGCGGCGTTCCGGTGGCCCCGCGCGTGGCCTTTGACTGGGCGCGAGAGGCGGGCACATTGCAGGGCGCGGCCCGCCACCACTATCTGCTGGACGGGCGCGCACCGGTCACTGGTCAGGTCTTTGCCGCGCCCGGACAGGCCGAGGTGCTGCGCCGCATTGCGCGCCTCGGGCGCGACGGGTTCTATACCGGCGAGGTGGCCGAGGACATGCTGGCGGCACTGAACGCCCTGGGTGGCCCGCACCGGGCCGAGGATTTCGGCGCCACCGCCTGCACCCCGACCGAGCCGATCTCGGGCACCTACAAATCGACGGAACTGGTGGAACATCCGCCCAACGGACAGGGCGCGACCGCGATCCTGCTGCTCAACATCCTGTCGCAGTTCGACATCGCGGCGATGGACCCGCTGGGCGCCGCGCGCATCCATATCGAGGCCGAGGCGGCCAAGCTGGCCTATGACGCGCGCAACCGGTTCCTCGCCGATCCCGACCATACCGACCGGCTGGATCACATGCTGGCCCCGGAAACGGCAGCGCGTCTGGCGGCACTGATCGACCCGAAACGCGCCATGGCCGCTGCAGCACCCCTGACCGAGGCGGTGCACAAGGACACGATCTATATCACCGTCGTTGACCGTGACCGCATGGCGGTGTCGCTGATCTATTCGATCTTCCATGGCTTCGGGTCGGGCATCGCCTCGGAGAAATTCGGCATCCTGCTGCAGAACCGCGGCGCTGGCTTTACCCTGCAAGCGGGCCACCCGAACGAGATGGCGGGCGGCAAGCGGCCGATGCACACCATCATCCCGGGCATGCTGCGCGAGGGGCCCGGCACCTTGACGCCCTTTGGCGTGATGGGCGGTGCCTATCAGCCGGTGGGCCATGCGCGCTTTGCCTCGAACCTGGTCGATTTCGGGATGGATCCGCAGACGGCCATCGACGCCCCGCGCGCCTTTGCCGATGCGGGCGTGCTGAAACTGGAACGCGGATACCCGGACGCGGTGCGCCAGACACTTGCCGACATGGGCCACAAGGTGGTCACGCCCGAGGTCCCGCTGGGCGGCGCACAGGCGATCCGCATCCGCGCCGATGGCGTGCTGGAAGCCGCCAGCGACGCACGCAAGGACGGTTGCGCGCTGGGGTATTGA
- a CDS encoding ATP-binding protein translates to MQFNANRQGFALNFRATEMEAREGIRAVATQLRQRGLSEDRAGDVEIALAEAINNVVEHAYADIEPGQVRIRCQMRDDKLLIRISDQGRPLPDGQLPKGEPANVETDPADLPEGGFGWFLIRQLVSEIRYERRQNSNLLSLRFDLPKVS, encoded by the coding sequence GTGCAGTTCAACGCGAATCGGCAAGGCTTTGCTCTGAATTTCCGGGCCACCGAGATGGAGGCCAGGGAGGGCATTCGCGCGGTTGCGACCCAGCTGCGCCAGCGCGGCTTGTCCGAAGACCGGGCCGGCGACGTCGAAATCGCTTTGGCCGAAGCGATCAACAATGTCGTCGAACATGCCTATGCCGATATCGAGCCCGGTCAGGTCCGTATCCGGTGCCAGATGCGCGACGACAAGCTGCTGATCCGGATCTCCGACCAGGGGCGCCCGCTGCCCGACGGCCAATTACCCAAGGGCGAACCGGCCAATGTCGAGACCGATCCGGCCGACCTGCCCGAAGGGGGCTTTGGCTGGTTCCTGATCCGGCAACTGGTCAGCGAAATCCGCTATGAACGGCGCCAGAACAGCAATCTGCTGTCGCTGCGGTTCGACCTGCCAAAGGTATCGTGA
- a CDS encoding DNA translocase FtsK, giving the protein MASYHARSRDPLLDSNMQAAIERRGKELLGLALIVLGLLAAAMVGTYTPDDPNWMVSTDAPVQNWTGRIGASIAAPLFMIVGGGAWGIPLVLIAWGLRFALHSGEDRAIGRLVFMPIWIAVVSVYAATLVPGETWRATHSFGLGGLFGDTVMGALLTLVPLGSHLMVKLTSLAMAVVMLTMAAFVLGFTWPEIRRGLRHAMVGAILVYGGVMTLLGRGASAGVAAARARQALRAERREASRRAAEEARMAEEAAYAEALVEEDDFPEPAPQPKPGLLARMPALIRRSEPMPQPELIEPEPVQGYDVMPGTERIASKIAAVVRSRKEAAGVVAPPPDPQRPLTKGRGRGPDPLLLDTRRRGDLPAEPPVTAARAPQATQVQAPVQAAPEQHAPVTTVPSAFPDMSQAAGFRAMPTEEFDQDWELEERFEPDPLPTDDAEPYQAAPTPQPQPMPNIPAAQPRKPVVAQPVRRNPVPSRRAQAEAQPTLAFEESSVAFELPPLNLLSNPTSIQRHHLSDEALEENARMLENVLDDYGVKGEIVSVRPGPVVTMYELEPAPGLKASRVIGLADDIARSMSALSARVSTVPGRSVIGIELPNEHREKVVLREILASRDFGDSNMSLPLALGKDIGGDSVVANLAKMPHLLIAGTTGSGKSVAINTMILSLLYKLTPAECRLIMIDPKMLELSVYDGIPHLLSPVVTDPKKAVVALKWVVGEMEDRYRKMSKMGVRNIEGFNGRVREALAKGEMFSRTVQTGFDDDTGEPVFETEEFAPEVLPFIVVIVDEMADLMMVAGKEIEACIQRLAQMARASGIHLIMATQRPSVDVITGTIKANFPTRISFQVTSKIDSRTILGEMGAEQLLGQGDMLYMAGGAKITRCHGPFVSDEEVEEIVNHLKQFGPPDYIGGVVEGPDDDKADNIDAVLGLNTGGNTDGEDALYDAAVAIVIKDRKCSTSYIQRKLAIGYNKAARLVEQMEDEGVVSSANHVGKREILVPEQG; this is encoded by the coding sequence ATGGCATCATATCACGCACGCAGTCGCGATCCACTTCTGGACAGCAACATGCAGGCCGCGATCGAGCGGCGCGGGAAGGAATTGCTGGGACTGGCGCTGATCGTGCTGGGCCTGCTCGCGGCGGCGATGGTGGGCACCTATACGCCCGACGATCCCAACTGGATGGTGTCGACCGATGCGCCGGTGCAGAACTGGACCGGACGGATCGGTGCGTCGATCGCGGCGCCACTGTTCATGATCGTCGGGGGCGGTGCCTGGGGCATCCCGTTGGTGCTGATCGCCTGGGGCCTGCGCTTTGCCCTGCATTCGGGCGAGGACCGGGCCATTGGCCGGCTGGTCTTCATGCCGATCTGGATCGCGGTGGTGTCGGTCTATGCTGCGACCCTGGTCCCCGGCGAGACCTGGCGCGCGACCCACAGTTTCGGCCTGGGCGGTCTGTTTGGCGACACCGTGATGGGGGCGCTGCTGACGCTGGTTCCGCTCGGCTCGCATCTGATGGTCAAGCTGACGTCGCTGGCCATGGCCGTGGTCATGCTGACGATGGCGGCTTTTGTGCTGGGCTTCACCTGGCCCGAGATCCGGCGTGGTCTGCGCCATGCGATGGTGGGCGCGATCCTGGTCTATGGCGGGGTGATGACCCTGCTGGGCCGGGGCGCATCGGCCGGGGTCGCTGCTGCGCGGGCGCGGCAGGCGCTGCGTGCCGAGCGGCGCGAAGCGTCGAGGCGCGCCGCCGAAGAGGCCAGGATGGCCGAAGAGGCGGCCTATGCCGAGGCTCTGGTCGAAGAAGACGATTTCCCCGAACCCGCACCGCAACCCAAACCGGGCCTGCTGGCCCGGATGCCGGCACTGATCCGCCGGTCCGAGCCGATGCCGCAGCCCGAGCTGATCGAACCCGAGCCGGTGCAGGGCTATGACGTCATGCCGGGAACCGAGCGTATCGCCTCAAAGATCGCCGCGGTCGTGCGCAGCCGCAAGGAGGCTGCGGGCGTCGTCGCGCCGCCGCCCGATCCGCAGCGCCCGCTGACCAAGGGTCGCGGGCGCGGTCCCGATCCGCTGCTGCTGGACACCCGCCGCCGGGGCGACCTGCCCGCCGAGCCGCCGGTGACCGCCGCGCGGGCCCCGCAGGCAACTCAAGTACAGGCCCCGGTCCAGGCGGCCCCGGAGCAGCATGCGCCGGTCACGACCGTGCCCTCTGCCTTCCCGGACATGTCTCAAGCCGCGGGTTTCCGGGCGATGCCGACAGAGGAATTCGACCAGGATTGGGAACTGGAGGAGCGGTTCGAGCCCGACCCCCTGCCCACGGACGACGCCGAGCCGTATCAGGCGGCCCCCACACCGCAACCGCAACCGATGCCCAACATCCCGGCCGCCCAACCGCGCAAGCCGGTGGTGGCGCAGCCGGTGCGGCGCAACCCGGTGCCCTCGCGCCGCGCTCAGGCCGAGGCGCAGCCTACGCTTGCCTTCGAGGAGTCGTCGGTTGCCTTCGAACTGCCGCCGCTGAACCTGCTCTCCAACCCCACCAGCATCCAGCGCCATCACCTCAGCGACGAGGCGCTCGAGGAGAACGCGCGCATGCTGGAAAACGTGCTGGACGATTACGGCGTCAAGGGCGAAATCGTCTCGGTCCGCCCCGGCCCGGTGGTCACCATGTACGAGCTGGAACCGGCGCCGGGCCTCAAGGCCAGCCGCGTCATCGGTCTGGCCGACGATATCGCACGCTCGATGTCGGCACTTTCCGCACGTGTCTCGACCGTGCCGGGCCGCTCGGTCATCGGTATCGAACTGCCCAATGAGCATCGCGAAAAGGTGGTACTGCGCGAAATCCTCGCCAGCCGTGATTTCGGCGACAGCAACATGAGCCTGCCGCTGGCGCTGGGCAAGGATATCGGTGGCGATTCGGTCGTGGCCAACCTCGCCAAGATGCCCCACCTGCTGATCGCGGGCACCACCGGTTCGGGGAAATCGGTGGCGATCAACACGATGATCCTCAGCCTGCTCTACAAGCTGACGCCGGCCGAATGCCGGCTGATCATGATCGACCCCAAGATGCTGGAGCTTTCCGTCTATGACGGTATTCCGCATCTCCTCTCTCCGGTTGTGACCGACCCGAAAAAGGCCGTTGTTGCCCTGAAATGGGTGGTGGGCGAGATGGAGGACCGCTATCGCAAGATGTCCAAGATGGGCGTCCGCAATATCGAGGGTTTCAACGGCCGCGTCCGCGAGGCGCTGGCCAAGGGCGAGATGTTCAGCCGCACGGTGCAGACCGGATTCGATGACGACACCGGAGAACCCGTGTTCGAGACCGAAGAATTCGCGCCCGAGGTGCTGCCCTTCATCGTTGTCATCGTCGACGAGATGGCCGACCTGATGATGGTGGCGGGCAAAGAGATCGAGGCCTGCATCCAGCGTCTGGCCCAGATGGCGCGGGCATCGGGTATTCACCTGATCATGGCGACCCAGCGCCCCTCGGTCGATGTGATCACCGGCACCATCAAGGCCAACTTCCCCACCCGGATCAGCTTCCAGGTGACGTCAAAGATCGACAGCCGCACCATCCTTGGCGAGATGGGTGCCGAACAGCTGCTGGGGCAGGGCGACATGCTGTATATGGCGGGCGGGGCCAAGATCACCCGCTGCCATGGCCCCTTTGTCAGCGACGAAGAGGTCGAGGAGATCGTCAACCATCTGAAACAGTTCGGTCCGCCCGACTATATCGGCGGCGTGGTCGAAGGCCCCGATGACGACAAGGCCGACAATATCGACGCGGTGCTGGGGTTGAATACCGGCGGCAACACCGATGGCGAGGACGCGCTTTATGACGCTGCCGTGGCCATCGTGATCAAGGACCGCAAATGTTCGACCTCCTACATTCAGCGGAAACTTGCCATCGGCTACAACAAGGCCGCCCGGCTGGTCGAGCAGATGGAGGACGAAGGCGTTGTTTCTTCGGCAAATCACGTCGGCAAACGCGAAATCCTGGTGCCGGAGCAGGGGTGA
- a CDS encoding LolA family protein: MKRIALALALTLVAPAAWAADKLPLAEISTYLNGLKTVQTTFTQINDDGSLSTGKLWLHRPGRMRFEYDPPDRSVVLAKGGTVIIHDPKSNQPPEQYPLNRTPLSIVLARTVDLDRANMVVGHAFDGTATVVTAQDPENPDYGRIELSFTGDPVELRKWVIHDGAGSRTTVILGQLTKGNSLNQNLFIDGQPGVSVNR, encoded by the coding sequence ATGAAACGGATTGCACTCGCTCTTGCGCTGACCCTGGTCGCGCCGGCGGCCTGGGCGGCGGACAAGCTGCCCCTGGCCGAGATATCGACCTATCTGAACGGCCTGAAAACCGTTCAGACAACGTTCACCCAGATCAACGATGACGGCTCGCTGAGCACCGGCAAGTTGTGGCTGCACCGGCCCGGCCGGATGCGGTTCGAATACGACCCGCCCGACCGTTCGGTGGTTCTGGCCAAGGGCGGCACCGTGATCATCCACGACCCCAAGTCGAACCAGCCGCCCGAGCAATACCCGTTGAACCGCACGCCCCTGTCGATCGTGCTGGCGCGGACCGTGGATCTGGACCGCGCCAATATGGTGGTTGGGCACGCCTTTGACGGCACCGCCACCGTGGTCACCGCACAGGACCCCGAGAACCCCGATTACGGGCGTATCGAACTCAGCTTTACCGGCGACCCGGTAGAGCTGCGCAAATGGGTGATCCATGATGGCGCCGGGTCGCGCACCACGGTGATTCTGGGCCAGCTGACCAAGGGCAACAGCCTGAATCAGAATCTGTTCATCGACGGTCAGCCGGGCGTCTCGGTCAACCGCTGA
- a CDS encoding STAS domain-containing protein, whose protein sequence is MSLTSTVDGDTRVITVNVERIDAAMAIQFKEDMRSETEEGPDRVVLDLSQVTFIDSSGLGAIVASMKQLGGNRRLDLAGLTPVVDKVFRLTRMDTVFNLFTTLDDALAASPK, encoded by the coding sequence ATGAGTCTGACCAGCACCGTCGACGGTGACACACGGGTGATCACCGTGAATGTGGAGCGAATAGATGCCGCCATGGCAATCCAGTTCAAAGAGGACATGCGCAGCGAAACCGAAGAGGGGCCCGATCGCGTGGTTCTCGACCTCTCGCAGGTCACGTTCATCGATTCGAGCGGGCTGGGCGCCATCGTCGCCTCGATGAAACAACTGGGCGGCAACCGGCGGCTGGACCTCGCCGGGTTGACCCCGGTCGTGGACAAGGTGTTTCGCCTGACCCGCATGGATACCGTGTTCAATCTGTTCACAACGCTTGATGACGCTTTGGCGGCAAGCCCAAAGTAA